acttttttcctactatggaaatCAATGGTGCCCATCATCTGTTCAGATACTAACGtttttcaaaatatgttcttcattgttcaaaaaaaaaaactcatatagGTTTATAAAAAGTGGAGGGAGATTAAATGATGACATGATTTTTAATCTTGAAGTGAACTACTTTAATATGCAGCCCCAACCCCCAATAACATAAACACACAGTCTTTTCTACAAAGGATGCAAATGACAGACAGGAGGGTTCTATATCAGTCCTCAGATCAGCCCGTCTAATCCTCTCAAAGACCTGCAACACAATTCAGCCCCATTCAGCAAGTCAGAGTCAGATTTCTAGCCAGACAGAATAGACTAAGATGGAATGTCATTCCAGAATTTTAAAAggagttcagccaaaaatgacaaTCCTCCCTCATGTTACTTGAAATTTGTATGGCTGTCTTTCTCCTttgcagaacacaaatgaagatattctgTATAACATTTCAGTGTCCTTATCATGTAAGATAATGGGTACCAACATTTTGAAGTCTCATAATAGACCAGGTAGCATAAAGGTATTGTGAAATCAATCCATATGACCCTGGTGGCCTTCTAAAGTGACATAACAAATGAAAATATAGGCCtttattaatcaaatcaaaacattGGCCAGTGAAAGCATACAAAACCTGCATCAAACATGGTGACATATCTTAAACCTGATGACATTTGATCATGTTTCATGCAAGAGTCACTGTGGTTTGATGTTAATGTTGATTTGAGGTCCTTTTGGAGCTTGGAAATTATGGACCAAGTTGACTTTTATGGACAAAACAGCTTAAATATTCGGCATGAATCTTCCTTTCTGTTCTGCAGGATGACAGGAATCAAAGTGAATATGAAGGAATTCAAATAATAAAGATGTTCAATGGTAAACAGCCAGAgggtaattgtaaaaataaaaaaaataaaaaaaattttaatagatTTACAGCTcacaaattttaataataaacaatacacaCATTTtagcataacatttatttaaatgctggATTTCAGTGTTTTGAActtgcaaacaaaacaaaatgagcaGCACAATTTCTCTTGTTGACTGCAGCACTTACTGTTTCTTCTCACCTGTATAATTAAATGCAGCAGTGAATCAGGTCATCTTCCCTTAGTCTTACAATGGCTTTTAATTAATAAGGGTCTGTCACAGATTCTGTCCCCCTATAATAGTCTTTTCAGCTGTCTCCACAACCAAACAAGCTGGGAtgaaagagagaggggaaaaaagatcATGGGCAGTAGGCCATTCAAACAGGTGTCTTTTTCCTTAATACcaccttttctttcttcccctGCCTCTGCTCACCTCTGTGAATAGGCTGGCCAAGCAGTGATTTGTTTTCTGTTGCCTCAAGGCTCAAACTTTAGTGGCCAACGTATAGACATCCTGGCACCAATGTGCTGCCTGGTCAATCTGCAAATAGACCTAGATGTTTCTTTTCAGGTTCTTTTCTCTGTTCACATGACGAGAAAAGAAGCAGCATGCTCTAATCTGAATCTTGTCCTCTGTTTAAATCATTATTAGTAGATAAAGTTGGAAGAAAGACACATACAGAAACATACAGATGGCCTAATGATGCTGAGAAAGGCCATAAATTCTTATCTGGAATCATGAGACCTATTGTATTCTTATCAGAGTCCCTCTGCCCTGTCCCGAGGGCTATCGTCATGGCCTGTGGAGAAGAGAAGACACCCTGTGCACTAGGGACAttttgtatgtgtctgtgtggatgatttaaaaaaaaaaagaagctaactTTTATATTTCActaaatttctatatatatacatacgcaCAAAACATAATTAGTAAAAAGTtaagttaaagaaaaataaaaaactgatttaaaatattaataaaaagtatgaAAGTACACTGAAATAAGACTGCAAAGAATCAGCAAGTGACACACtgtattaaatgtgaaattgtgaagtagaaaaaaaaaagtttcttgtaaaaaaaaaaaaaaaaaaattctaattaaaactttgaaacatttttacagtgtattgacCAAAATTTGTCCATTGTCCATGGCCATTTAGTTATCACACCCTGAATATGCCCCACCCACACCAGTTCAGACCTGTATCGTGACAAACAAATAACCCAAACTGGAACAGTAATGCTATTAATTGTGTGATCtaatatcaaaatgtatttaaatatatacatcatGCACAAACAGACTCTACATGCATATGACCCTCTAAGGACAGCTGTCTTAAAACCTCTGTCATCATACCAACGGTCAACTTCTTTTTCATTGCATTTGAATCTGTGTGGCACAAACAGGATGATGAAATCATACATTCACGGATGACGAGATCCTTTGCTGTACTGACATAAGAGAAAACAACAACGAATGCATCAATTATGCACCTTTTCAATCTCCCATTCACTCATTCTTCATGCCTCTGCGCCTTTGACACCTCTGTGGTATCTGCAGACATAAAAGGCACATGGTTTGTGTCTCACTGCACCAGCTTTCTTTCATCATcccacatgcatacacacaaccAATCATAAGTACACACGAAAAAACTAAATCTGATTTCTTAATGTTCCTGTGGAAAATCTGTGAGAGGCACAGTCAAACTTCAAAAGAAAACATAAGTTCCATTAAAACATGAGCTAATTAAGAGTTCAAATTTCATGCAATGCCTTATGATTATGGTCACTTTCAACcagtttaatatattatatatatatatatatagagagagagagagagagagagagagagagagagagttaaagagttaaagttatattacaaaatatttatgtttcaaataatgcTAATTTtgaagtttatataaaaaaaaaattcagaaattaaatgaGCAGAACAATTTCACCATTTCTGAAAgacaatgtgacactgaagacttgagtaatggatgatgaaaattcagctttgccatcacaagaataatttacattacaaaagcatattaaaataaaaaaagtattttttttaaatgtaataattttcccCAGTTTGAGAAGCAGTTGGCAGGAACCCATCTCTGTAGGCTGGGGGCAGGTAAAAACCCATCTTCTCCCATAGAaaagcattacacacacacacacacacacacacacattgccaaAGGGTTTTTGTTTCTGAGAACTGCCCTTCCTTGCTCCCTACAACCATCTACAAGCCTGACCTCTCATTTCGGTCAGGTGTCCCAACCACACTACATCTCTGTTCACTAAGCAGCATATGTGCCTGTTACAACCCAGTATTGAATGGCTGAGATATTATAGTAAAAATGGAGTATGGGGTATTCGCATTATATGATAGTTTGTCATTGCGTTTATGATGCCAAATGTTttggccattttttatttttaaagatcttCACTACAGTAAACAGAACATATTAAATACAACGTGTCATATTTTTCCAGTTGTCCCACTTTACTTGTTAACATTTGGgacatattatgtatataaacGAGTTAAGTTAATTTTACTAAGGTATTTGGGTGTTTTGAACAAAGGGAGAACTGTATGATCTGTGATCACTCAGACTGCCTGTGTGCTTTTATCTGATCATCCATGCATTAGCACCTTCTAACTGTGATAATACAGCCATTGAAGGAATGCAAAACATAAGCAGCTCAGAGCAATTAAGGGATTAACATACAGTATGTATGCTCAAAACCCTCCttattttacagatttaatttaatttcagttattgTTCACATAGAAAGTGTTCGTGTATACTTTTCTTTGCCCAACCTCAAAGTATAACAACACTTTCacgtcacgtgtgtgtgtgtgtgtgtgtgtaatcttcTGATCTGAACCTGGCTGGCTGGCTGATCTGGCTGAATgacatttaaaagtgttttaagaGTTGTAGTGAGTGAACCACTTTGTTGGGAATTCATGATGCTCACAGCCATTCATGATGCTTACTTAACACATAGAATGTAAATATGCAGGCAAACACATACAATCTTAAAcaatgttggggaaagttacttttaaagtaatgcattactttttactACTTGAAAAAGTATTCTGATCATGTAACTCACGTTGTGGAGTTTCTTTTTCATTGGATTTACCTTTACGGATCACTTACAGCAACTTAAATTGTTTATACACAGGTGGACACTCACATTTGGACTCAATGACACGCTGGGATTTTTTGACTGTTTTTAGCTTTATAGACAAAATACCTGTATTATTTAAACAAACTGAGGTTAcctggttttattttgttgttttaaagtcTTTTATTGTGAACCTGTAAATACACCaatcaatatttctgttttatgtcATTCTTTTAACACGTTTTAaccatacagtctatggttttaaCTCTCAGACAGAGAAATCAGACCCCATTTCAATTTTAGGGCTGGGCTGATCTTTACaatgttacttgtaatgcattacccccaacactgacaTAAACTACTTTGTTGTTGATCACTATTTGTGAATGGAAATTAACGTATTTGTTGGGATAGGCaaagtaaaattattttgtgttaagtTTCTAGCTGATATACTACGGCCGAAACGACGATTTTtcttcaatcacacacacacacacacacacacacacacacacacacacaccaaatttTTAAAAACGAAAACAGGAAAAGAGTCTGCGGAAGACCCAGATGCAGCGCGCGCTGTGAGTGGGCGGAGCTTCTGCGCTCGGTGGGGTATTTAAATCCTCCGAGCTCCACAGAACTTTAGACAATCACTGTTGGCTTACTGGAGAGGAGACTAATTAAGCACTGGAGGAGTGTTTTAAAGATGGCATATTACGAAGTAAGACAAcagttattcatatttaaaaaaaaaaaaaatattaagtgaaGTTTGATTGCATTCAAATAACTTTCCTGTTTACTTTTTTGCAGCACATCGTCTTTGAAGATGATTTATCAGCTGATAACGGCTCTGAGTTCGGCTCAGGGGACATCGGAGCCAACTTTGAGGTTCCGTGCAACTTGGAGGTCAGTCACGACTTCCAGAGGATCTTTCTTCCAACCGTGTACGGAATCATTTTTGTTCTGGGTCTTATCGGGAACGGACTGGTTGTGCTGGTAATGGGCTGCCAGAAGAAATCCAGAACCATGACGGACAAGTACCGTCTGCACCTTTCAGTGGCGGACCTTCTGTTTGTGCTCACCCTGCCGTTCTGGGCCGTGGACGCGGCCAAAGACTGGTACTTCGGAGGGTTCATGTGCGTGGCCGTGCATATGATTTACACAGTGAATTTATACAGCAGCGTCCTCATCCTCGCCTTCATCAGCCTGGACCGGTACCTCGCCGTGGTGCGCGCAACGAACAGCCAGGGTATTAGGAAACTTGTGGCCAATCGGATCATTTACTTAGGCGTGTGGCTCCCCGCCGCGCTCCTCACCATTCCCGACCTGGTGTTCGCCAAAGCGGAGACCAGCTCTTTACGCACCTTCTGCGAGCGCGTTTACCCACATGACTCTTACATCACCTGGGTGGTCACTTTCCGCTTCCAGCACATCCTGGTGGGCTTCGTGCTACCCGGGCTCGTGATTCTCATCTGCTACTGCTTCATCATCTCCAAGCTGTCAAGCGGCTCCAAGGGCTCGCAGAAGCGCAAAGCGCTAAAGACCACCGTGGTTCTGATCGTATGCTTTTTCGTCTGCTGGTTGCCGTATTGCGGAGGGATCCTGATGGACACGCTGATGATGCTGAAGGTGGTTCCTCACAGCTGCGAGCTCGAGCAGGGTCTGCAGAAGTGGATCTTCGTGACCGAGGCTCTCGCGTACTCTCACTGCTGCCTCAACCCCATCCTATACGCGTTTCTGGGGGTGAAGTTCAAGAAGTCCGCCCGCAGCACTCTATTTCCCAGCCGGGGGTCCAGTCAGAAAAGTCTTACTAAGAAGAGAGGGGGAATGTTATCTGTATCCACAGAATCCGAATCTTCAAGCTTTCAGACTAGTTAACACGAGCGCACACATTGGACAGTGAAAATGCTTCCAGATATAATATTAATGACATGAAATGACCAACTATATGTGCTTTGTATAGAAAACATATAGCAAACAGGCTGAGCCTGATGGAATAGTAGCTAGGATGTAAATAAGTCTGTCAGTATGGCATCTCTCTTCATAGTGTGAAGAGGCATTGTGTACAGATGCGTTGATATAGTGTGCAAGATGTTTACTGTACATATTGTGTgaatatattgttgttgttttttatctgGTTCCTTTCTGCACTTATGTTgaccattgcatttatttattacacgATAAAGGGACTGAATTAGGGGTCCATTCCCAGTTTTAAAAAGCTGCTTTGGCAATTTGAAGTATATATAATTTGCAATAAAATTTTGAGTACTCAatattgtctgtgtgtgtttttaccaCTCCTTTTAAGCAACTGTTAATAAAGTGTGTTAATGGAATTTCCCTGCAATACACAGTATTGTTTATACTTTCACTCTACATAGAAACATACAACATGTAGTGGTAAGCACGGTTACTTTGCACGCACTTCTTTAAAGTAATGTCTGTAATCTCCCCTTCGGATGCATAGGCATTGAGGACGGGGATTCCCTGACATGTAAACTCTCTCAGGTCTGACCAAACACCCCGTGGTGGCATCCCCAACATGCTGCAGAACCCATTTAACcctggacaaacacacacattaacttCCTAAGATGCAAATAGTGCAGACTTGCATTGCCATCTTGTTTTGATTAGCTTTCTACATTTCATTTCTCCCACTTTTATCTTCATTCGGGGTTTTCCTCTTAGTTGCCCCCAATAAATGCTTTTACCTcaaaaagagtgttttttttttgtcaggtgaTGCAATAATAAAACTGTTGCCATGTCTCTAGCAATGACATGCGGTCGTAACCATAGCCTCTATGAGTCACAAAACCTCAGAAGTTTAGGTAAAAACCCACTATTCAGGTTAAGAAGATCTTGCTTATAATTTACAAATTTACTAGAAAAGCATAACCAGTAGacaaattcagtttgaaactCTTTAGCACTCAACATCCTATAAAATAACTCCAAATGTATATGGACACTTGACCACATGACCACATTAAACCtcaaaatattgtataaaaccTGTGAGCAAATTATGCTATAGAGCTTTTCTCAGAAGTCAGTTCAGTTTTGTAACTAAGAGGATGATTTTAGTGGATGTATGTCAGTTCTCTGAAGTTCAAATATATGTTCAGTGCAACATCAGGTGTAGTTTATCACAGTAAGGAAATCATTAGACATCATAAAAGTGGTTATGGGGCATTTAATGGATGAATATTTAAAGCAGAATTTCATCAGCCATTATATAATATACTGGTTTGAGGCTCAATCACTGCTAAAATGTCTAGTTTGGTGTTCCTAAAAAAACAGCACtgtttgctgaaaattcagtttttcttatttattattacactgtttcacaatattactgtatttctgatcaaataaatgcagcactggtcagcataagaaacaaaaacataaaaaactgaattattccaaacttttgactgctaGTGTACATGTACATATGTATACACATTGAGAaataggtttatttttttaattaattttttttacaaaatctgtcaCTGGGCCGATAACCTTTCAAAAATTACTAATTATCACCCTTCAGGGGTAAATAGGGTACAAAGGTGGATGAACAGTAGCTAAAGTGTCCAAATACCATTTCTAAACCCTTTTGTATGGAGTTTATGTATGCAACCTGCATTTGTTACTCGTGATCCATGACAGTAGCATTCAGGTTAAATGGGGTGAGGATGAAACAGAATAAAACCATGGGAGGTCTTTACAGAAGGAGAAAGTTTTATAGCAGTGCACAGCAGTGTAGAACTAAACAAGAGCCTGTGACCCCTGCATTGCAAAAGCTGCTGTCCAGGCCACTGTGTTAAGAGGTGGAAATGTGTGAGAGCTGACCCATTGAGAAGCGAAGTCCATGTTTAAGGACAATACAGACTAACACCGGTGACTGGACAGCCTGTTGAGTCTGTAGAGTAATGAGCTCTAATGTAGAGTGTGAAAGACTTGCATGTCTTAGAGTGTTAAGTGCCCCATCACGCCTCTGTTCCCCCGAGGGCTGTAAGAAAGGAGAGTGGTCAGTGAACATTCCTAAAACGAtggtcatttattttaatgttaaacccCCTTGTCCAACCTGTCAATCTGAATATATCTCACTCTATAGCGATAGACAGATATAGATAGAGAGTGTATATGCACTCATCTGTCTGTgtgtaaaataaagattaaaaaagatttaaaaaaaaagattccacatatggaaattctgtcatcatttactcttcttaatgtaattccaaacctgtttgacttgaATTTCCTTGGATGCCAAAATGAGAGATCCTGAACAATTGCACTGGCTACTCTTTTCTGCGCAATTACAAAAACTGAAGGAACTTTTTAAGGCTTACAGTTTGACCTTCTCTTGTCTGTGGAACGTTTGTCCACTCAAAAATTATGGTAAAAAATGGCTGTTTAGATTGGGAAACACTATTCACTATGAACTAGTTGCTTAGCATGCACGGTTCTAGCACATCAGCTGTTATTAGtacttaaaaagcacatattaatggctTATTCTGCATGTTCCCTAACAAGTTAACAGCCCACTGAAGGGAAAGTGAATATTTTCAGTCAACAGCAACTTATTATATGATATTCAGCTCTCCTCTGTACATTTTTGGAAAGTAGAAATGTCCAATTTGAGAACAAATCATTTTTCTGTCTCATTCTTACGATGGATCTGTTCACAGAAATCATCAAGTGATTTATTCACCGATTCAGTTCTCCAGTTTAATTCACTTATAATAACATGGAAAACAGCAGCTAGCATTTTCTTCCAAATGttgtcttttgtgttctgcagaagaaaagaACTCACCAgtttttggaataacatgagggtgagtgaattaatgttcattttaaggCAAATCTATTCCTGTGACTGAGTAAAACCACAAACCTCACGTGGGCCTCGATTCACAGCTCTGCATGTGTTTTTCCACTTACAAGCAGAGTGAGGGTTAGAGGGTTAAGCTATTGACATCCATAGCATAGGAAGGAGATCTTGTCTGGGACCATTAGCAGCCACTCACAGTTCCTGCTAGACTGGCCCTAGTGAGGCAAAGAGACACTTAATGACCCCAGTGACCCCCAAAACCTTAGCTTGTTTACCCAAAAGGACTGGAGCCACAGAGGTCAGTAAAACCAAAATCATTTACAAATGAATCCCAGTTCCAGGGGGCTTGAACAATGACCAAACAAATGCTACTGTATCAGTAAACAGTTTAACACATGTTGAACAATTATCACGGACTGGAGCTCCAAAATAACTTGAAAATACACTGATTCCCACACACTGTCATCACGTACACATACATAATCATAACACTATACACATATCACAACACTATCTCACCACCCAAGATAAACGGATAAATGTGTGTGTTACTGAAGGGGAAGTGGCTGTTTGGAAAGCAGTTTCCTGCTGAATACCCACTGGGACACCAGCTCCCGCTGTGGAAATACTTATGGGGTCTGACTACAGCACTTTTCAGATTTTTCACCCTAGAACAACAGTTTCATTTCAGCAGGTTATTCAGATAACAGCTGATATATGACAgagtcaataaaaatgcatctttAACCTGCAAATATTTAGTGATATTATAATGAAATACTTTACTTTTTGATAATAAATtggcaattttatttaaaataaaataaatattcaatttaaataaaatatataaaaaacgtaAACTTGTGttatttcagctagctgccaaggcaaccatttcttattttcatttagtttaacttcatccatctatctatctatctatctattaaaaaaattaatacaaatagtaagttagtatattttattttttttgagtgtagcaTGTACACAGCATGTTGTGTACACAGTATGATTTATATTAGCCTATAGCAAATGTACTGACAGAGATTGTTTTGTAACTGTTGTAATATGGTTTCCAGGAAACAGTTTGTTGGATGATGAATCATTTATCCATTTGCACTACAGAGGTCATCTCTATAGTTTTACATCAGccatataataataagaaaaaaaacaagaatagcTGACACTGACTTATATACAACATAGCACAAAAATATCAACGTATTGACCGTTTCAGTTAAGGATTGAGAGGAACTATGTTATCTTCTAAAAAAGCAGACGCACCCTCCTCATTTCTGCTGGCGTGAAATCAGTTGGCAAATTTTCCGTTTCTTGGCACTGGAATGCTGATCAGCTTTGATTAACTTGTTTTTCTCAAAGATGAAAAACCCGAAAGTTGGCTTGGTTCTTTGAAAGCATTTAATTTATGCCAGAACCGAATACTATTTTGTCTTCATGCACTAAACCTTTATTCCTCGCCGAACATGAGCCCCTCGACTCTCATCCGGGGCTGTGGTTGGAAACATGATCTTGGGGGTTGTGTGTTTTGAAGGAGAGCAGCTGTCCATTTTAAAGGCTGTAGATGAATGATGGGATTAGATGTGCTACATACAgatatgcatgtgtgtttatgaatTTTCAAGTTTAAGACCTATGACTTATTTAATTATATGTGATAATCTGAATCTATAATGGTGACTTCCGTTTATCCTGTTTATTTACACAAGTTTATTTATCAGAAGTGATTTTTTAATGAAGTCATTTCAATCCCAGTTCTCACCCTGACCCTTCATTCCTCTCAGAAATATGATACGTTCCTAAAGAGGATCTGAAGAGGATTTTGTCAAGTGATTAGTGGAAAGAAGAGCTTGTATCAAAGTGAGCGGGTCGGTGTTCACTTAGCACACGCGAATATGCATAGACATACACgtgcacacatgcacactgtACTGACAGACGGCCAGGTGTTTGGGCACCTGTTGGTACAAAAGTGGACTCACTTACATTCTCTCTCCACCTGCACTGTAATAATGCCTTGTGGGAATATCCACGCTACACACACTTCCTCAAACTGTTTGCCCACAACATTACATTTCATCCCTTGTATGCTAACAGAAATAATGGAATTGATTATAACAGAGAGTTCACATGCATTGGGTCTGAGAAGTCAGGATAATTTATTGTCTGTCCTATTACAGTACGTAGAAGAGAAATGGCAATAAAACTCAGACTTGACTGTTTGAGATCATCAGCTATAAAGTAGTGTACACACTAACCCCAATGTTTATCTCACATAATTTAGGGCTAAGCCAGACGTTGTGTGACAGGCATGACCTAGCAATCAGAAACATATTCAGATGACAATACTGACAATCCTCAAAACTGAACATATTGTTCACCTGTGTTTCTTCAACAAGGACACTTGGCcttgttgacaaaaaaaaaaaaaaaaggtcctaaaataaaatctttcacATACGTAGGACTTGATTTAattgggttttttttatttatctgaaaGTAATGCAAACTCCCACCACAGAgttttttaacattgtaaatttattttgcattgtgttTAACAGCATTCAGTGGCGAAAAttacatgttttaacatttttggaataaaatagcAGACTACTTTTTCTTGCTCAGGTAAATTTCCTAGCTAGAATTTAATATTTCctatacaattatataatactTATATCTGGAATTAACACATTATAAAATATCTGCTCACAAGgaatgtttcaatttttttttctttacacatcACATATCATCTCATCTAAAGCATGCATTGACACTGTTGTCTCCTTAGCAAATGAGCATGatcattttagtaaaaaaatgtattagggCCAAAACTGTGCTGTAGGGTTGGAAATAATTTCCCAAATATTAGAcgttcatgataaaaaaaaattataaataacaattttatatagatatatttcaATGCAAATATTGAAATGGTTTATGCTAATTTCACTCATTCTTCACATCATTACAGTTTTAATCATTCAGTAATTCATAATTTttgtaacataatttttttaaaattgaaaGTCAGGGTCTGGGGAAAGTGTAAAACAATGAAATccataaaagcttttaaaaaccatcaaaaagaaaatgaataaaaattggaAAATTGAAAAAAGCTAGAAGATTTTCAAGgctttgaaattaaaaaaaaaaaaaaaaaaaccctgggacATAACAGTCCCAAATTTCCCAAAGTACCAAACAGCTCAAACAACTACTTGTCAAGAACCTTCACAGGGTTCAAAGTTCACTGGACCATAtctaaacatgttttaaaatttcaacATCAAAGCACccttaaaatgcataaattcagTGAAATCAGACAAAGCCAAAGCTTCTCTTAGTGAGCATTCACATGATAGTATTTAACCTTGTGGCTTAAGTGCTCCCCGTTGGTGCATTAATCCCAGACACTGTGTCGAATTAGCGTGATAAGAGAACCTTCAACTTGTAACTCCCACAAATCCAATTCATGCTTATAATTTGACCTTCCCTTGGAGGCAAAGATAAAGGCTAAAAGCACACACACGTCAATGGAATGAAAGACGGACCCATGCAGTCATTTGAACTCACACCTCTTCTGTGAGGAATAAATCTCAGCAGCTCTTTCTCCTAAACGACTCCGTTTGACAGAGAAGCG
This genomic window from Carassius gibelio isolate Cgi1373 ecotype wild population from Czech Republic chromosome A6, carGib1.2-hapl.c, whole genome shotgun sequence contains:
- the LOC128015381 gene encoding C-X-C chemokine receptor type 4 translates to MAYYEHIVFEDDLSADNGSEFGSGDIGANFEVPCNLEVSHDFQRIFLPTVYGIIFVLGLIGNGLVVLVMGCQKKSRTMTDKYRLHLSVADLLFVLTLPFWAVDAAKDWYFGGFMCVAVHMIYTVNLYSSVLILAFISLDRYLAVVRATNSQGIRKLVANRIIYLGVWLPAALLTIPDLVFAKAETSSLRTFCERVYPHDSYITWVVTFRFQHILVGFVLPGLVILICYCFIISKLSSGSKGSQKRKALKTTVVLIVCFFVCWLPYCGGILMDTLMMLKVVPHSCELEQGLQKWIFVTEALAYSHCCLNPILYAFLGVKFKKSARSTLFPSRGSSQKSLTKKRGGMLSVSTESESSSFQTS